DNA sequence from the Cyanobium sp. WAJ14-Wanaka genome:
GCCGCCGCCCGCGGTCGCAACGAAAGCCTGGGGGGCTGGAAAAAGGCCTACAGGGAGCTACTGGAGCAAGGGCCAGCCGCAAACTCGGCTCCATTGCCCCCCTGGGAGGAGGTGATCCACGCCAGCTGGGATCCCGGGCGCGTATTGCCCTGGGATCACCTGGAAGGACCCCTGCCAAAAACCACCCTGGCCAACCACCACAAAGGAGCACTGGAGTAGTAAGTTTAGTCAAAGAGAGGTCATTAAAATGTCGACTGAAGTTTTTGATTGGGCTTTCGCCCAACAATTCATTGCAGGTGGATCTGCAGCTGCCGCGGATCAAAATTTGCTGTTGGCTAACACCTCCCTCCAATCTGATCCAGAAAACCGTCTCACCTATTTGGTTTTCCTGAAGGGACCAATAGAACCTGAAAAGCTTGATCAGGCAGTACGGCAACTGTTAAAGGAAGTCATACCGGACAGCACCCCGAGTCTGCTTTTTGAACAGCTCGGGGGCTTTGCCATCGACCTCAACCAACGCCAAGCTGAGCGGCTGAGCCAAAGACGTGAGGTGATTAGCCTGGAGCTGGATCGGCCGATGCGGCTAGATCCACCCATGCTTCAAGACTCGGAAAAGAACGACGTTTTTGTGCCCCAGGCACTTGTCAGCTATACCAACGCTATTATATCAAACCGAGAAACCGTGCCCTGGGGTGTACGGGCGATATGGCAGGGTAGAGATATATCTAGCATGGGCAACTCCGGCGCAGGCAGCTTCGCATTCGTAATCGATTCGGGAGTCCTAGCAACCACAGGTGACCTCAACCTCAATACCAGCTGGTCCCGTAGCTGGATCTCCGGCCAGGACGCATTCACGGACGATGATGGTCACGGCACCCATGTGGCGGGCACTATTGGTGCCCTAGTCAATGGGTTAGGGATGGTCGGTGTTGCACCCGGTGCTTCGATCGTTTCCCTGAAAGTGTTCGACAGCTCCGGCAATGGCAGCAGTCTCAACATCATTGCCGCAATCGATTATGCAGTATCGGTAATAAGGACTAATAAACTTGATCTCTCAAAAGTAGTAATCAACCTTAGCCTTGCCGGCGGGCTCAACTCCGCCTTGAATTCGGCAATGCTGAATGCGGCCAATCTAGGCATCCGTTTCGCCGTCGCTGCCGGCAACAACGGGGCAGACGCCGACACAATGTCTCCAGCTAGTTCCGGGACCCACCCAAATGTATATACGGTATCAGCGGTCGACAGCGCCTATCAAATGCCCAGTTGGTCAAACTGGGATCAGGTCACCTCCACTGACCCTAACGACAGCGTCGACTTCGCGGCTCCAGGGGTAAATGTGTTGTCCTATTACACTAACGGGGCTCTAGCCAACCTCAGCGGCACCTCCATGGCCTCCCCCCACGTGGCGGGAGCTCTATTGATGGGGGGCGTAACAACCGGCGACATGGTCAAACCCTCGGTCGCAGGTACTGCAGACCCCTTCGCTTGGGCTATCAACTTCCCAGGCACCACCATCACCTCAAGTGCAGCTGTCCAAAATAAGGTTCTTTGGGGCACAGCCGCTAGCGACATTCTCATCGGCGGCAATGGCAACGACAGCATCACTGGGGTGCAAGCAAACGGAACCACGGGCGCAGCAATGGGTCTGGGACAGATTGACATACTCACAGGTGGTCCTGGTGCAGACACCTTTCTGCTAGGAGATTCCCGCGGGGTCTTCTACGACGACCGCAGCAACAACAACATCGGCCTCAGCGATTATGCCCGGATCACTGACTTCAACACCGGCATAGACAAGCTACAGTTCCACAACGGAACTTACTTCACTACTGTCAGTACAGGCATAACTTCGATCTACTGGGATCGCAATGGCAATAACCAATTTGATACCACAGGAAAAGATCAGGACGAATTGATCGCCATGGTGACTGGCGCAATTACTAGCAAAGACATCATCTTGGCCTGAAAACTCTCTAAACTCCTGAGCCGAAGCCCTCAATCAAAAACAGCCGTACGACTGCCATAGACCATCACCTGGCGCTTGAGGTGCAACAGCACGGCCTTGACCAGGGCCAGACGTTCGGTGTCGCGGCCCTTGCGGATCAAATCGCCCACCTCATCACGGTGCTTCACCGGCACGGTCTCCTGGGTAATGATTGGCCCCCCATCCAGCTCCTCACTTACGTAGTGGGCCGTGGCGCCAATCAATTTGACGCCCCGATCCCAGGCCCGGTGGTAGGGCTGGGCTCCCATGAAGGCGGGCAAGAAGGAATGGTGAATGTTGATCACCTTGTGAAAAGCATCCGGGGGATCAAAGGCAACTAAAAATTCCTTGCTCAATACCTGCATGTATTTGGCCAAGATCACCAACTCGATCTTGTGTTCAGCCAACAGCTCCAGGTGGCGCGCCTCTGCCTCGGGTTTGCCATCTGGATCAACCGGCACGTGCTCAAAGCGGGCCCCAAATTCAGTGGCAATCGGGCCCAGATCAGGGTGGTTGGAGATCACCAAAGGCACCTCCATGGGCAGCTCTCCGGTGCGCTTACGCCAGAGCAAATCCAGCAGGCAGTGGTCCTGCTTGCTCACGAAAATCGCCACCGGCGGGCGGTAATCGGAGAAGTTGACCTTGTATTCACCGTGCAGCCGTTCGGCCAGGGCATGGGCCGTGGGGCAAATCGCCTCCCTGGGTAAACCAAACCCCTCTAGCTCCCACTCAATGCGGCTCAGGAAAAGGCCCGCCGTGGGGTCGCTGTGGTGGTCGGCATGGACGATGTTGCCGCCATTGGATGTGACCCAACCGGAAAGCTCCCGCACCAGCCCCGGTTGATCGGGGCAGATCATCTGCAGGATCGCCGTGGGGGAGCTCATCGTCGAATTAGGCAGTATTGGCAGCATGGCCCAAGGCGCTCCAGGTTGCGAGGGGCTACAGCAAGTGTCAAAGCCCGGGGGGCACGGATAAAGTCGCCAGCACGAACCACCCTCCGGTGCCCCCCATGCTTACTGGGCTGCTCTCTGCGCTCACCCAACAGCTCCGCCGCCTCGCCTTGCTGGGCCTGGCCGCAGTGCTCTGTTTTGGGCTGGCCGCCTGTGGTGATCAAAGCCGCAAGACCGCCACGATCAGCGACACCGACATGGCGGCGATTGAACGCCAGGCCAAGGGCTTCCTCTCCGCCCGAGATCGCCTCCCCGAACTGGCTGCCCTGGTCAACGAGCGCAACTGGGTGTTCACGGCCAACCTGATCCATGGCCCCATGCAGGAAGTGGGTCGCGAAATGAGCTACATCAATCAGCGCCTGCTGCCCGCCGATCGCCCCGAGGCCAACGAGCTGGCCCAAAACCTCAAAACAGCCCTCGCCCAACTGGATGAGGCCGCCAAAATCCAGGACGGCGACAAGCTGCGTAAGGCCTATATCCAAGTCGCCAGCGGCTTCGGTCTCTACGCCGACGTACTGCCCGCCCAGGTTCAAGCTGATCTGAAGCAGGCCTGATCTAGGCCAAACCTGCCCTCAATTGGCCCCCCAGGACCCCAACTTCCAGAGCCAGTCCGTACTGGTGGTGGGAGCGGGAATGGTGGGCCTTTCCATTGCCTGGTGGCTACAGCTCCAGGGCCACCGGGTGGAGCTGATCGACCCGCAGCCAGCTGCCAGCCCCGCAGCCCTGGGGGTGTTGATGGCCCAGGTGTTTCACCGCTCCAGCGGAAGGGGTTGGCGGCTGCGCCAGCGCAGCCTCGAGCTCTGGAACCAATGGCTGCCGCTGCTAGCCGACCAGGGGCACCCGATCCATTGGCGCCCAGGTCTGCTGCTGCTGGCCGCCAGCCCGGAAGAGCGCAGCCGCCAAGAACGACTGGCCAAAGAACGCCAAGGCCAGGGTTTGCCCCTCACCCTATGGAACCAGGACCAACTAGCCCAGCTCCAGCCCCAGCTGCCCCCTGGGGGCTCGGGTGCAATCCATTCAGCCGCCGACGGCCAACTCGATCCAGCCCAAGCCCTACGGGCATTTCGCCTGGATGGGGAGCGCCTTGGCATGGCCACCCACCAGGATCGGGTAGTAATCCTGCGGCGGAGCGGCGCCGGCCAGCGCTGGCAGGCAGAGGGTCAAAGCGGCCGCAGCTGGCAAGCCGATTGGTGCGTAGTTAGCGCCGCTGTGGCCAGCTCTGCACTCCTGGAACCCCTGGGATACCAGCTGCCGATGGAGCCCGTACTGGGCCAAGCCCTGGAGCTGGAACTGCAGGAAGAGCCCGGCTGGAACTGGCCAGGAGCCGTGCTTTGGCAGGGCATCAACCTCGTACCACGTCCTGATTTGGGCGGGGGCCGCAGGCTCTGGCTGGGGGCCACCCTCGAACCGGGGGAGCTGGCGGCAACGGAGGCACTCAGCCAACTGCGCCAGCTAAATGGAAACGCACCGCCCTGGCTCGAGAAAGCCCAGGTGGTGCGCCAGTGGCAGGGCCACCGGCCCCACCCGATTGGACAGCCAGCCCCCCTGCTTCAAAAGCTGGATGATGGCCTAGTTCTGGCCAGCGGCCACTACCGCAACGGCGTGCTACTTGCACCGGCCACCGCTGAATGGGTGGCCGGCCAGATCACTTGCTCTCGGTGAACTCGGCGTCGATCACGTCGTCGCTGGAGGAGGCAGCAGGGCCAGCACCGTTGCCGTTGCCGCCGGCAGCAGCAGCGCCTTCAGCCCCAGCGGCCTGCTGGTAGACGGCAGCACCAGCGGCGTAGAGGGCCTGCTGAAGGGTTTCGAGCTCGGATTTGATCGTCTCGAAATCTTCCTTCTCCAGGGCCTCCTTGAGCTTGGCTGAAGAGGCCTCCACCTTGGCCTTGTCGTCGGCACCAACCTTGTCGCCCAGCTCGCCGAGTTGCTTTTCGGACTGGTAAACGAGGGTTTCGGCCTGGTTTTTCAGGTCGATCCGCTCGCGCTTTTCCTTGTCCACCGAGGCGTTGCTCTCGGCGTCCTTAACCATCTTGTCCACCTCGTTGTCGCTGAGGGTGGAGGCCCCGGTGATCGAGATGCTCTGCTCCTTTCCGCTGCCCTTGTCCTTAGCGGTAACGCTGAGGATGCCGTTGGCATCGATGTCGAAGGTCACTTCGATCTGGGGTACGCCCCGGGGAGCTGGGGGAATGCCATCGAGACGGAAGGTGCCCAGCGATTTGTTGTCGCTGGCCATCTCGCGCTCACCCTGGAGCACGTGGATTTCCACGTTGGTCTGGCCGTCCACGGCCGTGGAATAAACCTCGGATTTCTTGGTGGGGATCGTGGTGTTGCGGGGGATCATCTTGGTCATCACACCGCCCAGGGTTTCCACCCCCAAGGACAGCGGGCTGACATCCAGCAAAAGGATGTCCTTGACTTCACCGGCCAGCACACCGCCCTGAATTGCAGCGCCGACGGCCACGACCTCGTCGGGGTTGACGGTTTGGTTGGGGTCCTTACCGGTTACCCGCTTGACCAGCTCCAGCACGGCCGGAATGCGGGTGGAACCACCCACCATCACAATCTCGTCCAGCTCGCCCGAGGAGAGCTTGGCGTCCTTGAGCGCCTGCTCCACCGGCACCCGACAGCGGTCGATCAGCTTGGAGGCCAGCTCCTCAAACTTGGCCCGGGTGAGGGTCAAATCGAGGTGTTTGGGGCCCTCCGGGGTGGCCGTGATGAACGGCAGGTTGATCTCGCTTTGGGTGGCGCTAGAGAGCTCGATCTTGGCCTTCTCAGCTGCCTCGGTGAGACGCTGCAGGGCCTGCTTGTCCTGGCGCAGGTCGATGCCTTCGTTGGCCTTAAAGGTGGCGGCCAGATGGTCAACAATCACCTTGTCGAAGTCGTCGCCACCGAGGTGGGTGTCACCGGAAGTGGAGAGCACCTCAAACACACCATCACCCACCTCCAACACGGAGACGTCGAAGGTGCCGCCGCCCAGGTCGAAGACCAGGATGCGCTCGTTGCTCTTCCTGTCGAGGCCGTAGGCCAGCGCCGCCGCGGTGGGCTCGTTGATGATGCGCAGCACCTCGAGGCCGGCGATCTTGCCGGCGTCCTTGGTGGCTTGGCGCTGGGAGTCGTTGAAGTAGGCGGGCACCGTGATCACCGCCTGGGTGACGGTTTCACCGAGATACTTGCCGGCGTCTTCAGCCAGCTTGCGCAGCACCTGGGCGCTCACCTCCTCCGGGGCGAACTGCTTATTGAGTACGGGGCACTTCACCTTCACGTTGGAGCCGGCTTTCTCAACGCCGTAGCTCACTTCCTTCGATTCATCGTTCACCTCATCAACCCGACGGCCAATGAATCGCTTCACCGAATAAAAGGTGTTTTCCGGATTCATCACCGCCTGGCGCTTGGCGATCTGACCAACCAGTTGGTCCTGGTTTTTGGTGTAGGCCACCACCGACGGGGTGGTGCGGAAGCCTTCGGCGTTGGCAATCACGGTGGGCTTGCCACCTTCCATCACCGCCACACAGCTGTTAGTGGTGCCTAAATCAATACCGACAACCTTGCCCATGGGTTACCACCTGCTTACGGTGAACGAATCAGAACTGAATGCATCTTCAGCAGCAGGGCCTGGCCCAGGCGAGGTGTGGTTCCCGAACAGGCGTTTACGGTGCCGCCCACCAGACCCCAA
Encoded proteins:
- a CDS encoding S8 family serine peptidase is translated as MSTEVFDWAFAQQFIAGGSAAAADQNLLLANTSLQSDPENRLTYLVFLKGPIEPEKLDQAVRQLLKEVIPDSTPSLLFEQLGGFAIDLNQRQAERLSQRREVISLELDRPMRLDPPMLQDSEKNDVFVPQALVSYTNAIISNRETVPWGVRAIWQGRDISSMGNSGAGSFAFVIDSGVLATTGDLNLNTSWSRSWISGQDAFTDDDGHGTHVAGTIGALVNGLGMVGVAPGASIVSLKVFDSSGNGSSLNIIAAIDYAVSVIRTNKLDLSKVVINLSLAGGLNSALNSAMLNAANLGIRFAVAAGNNGADADTMSPASSGTHPNVYTVSAVDSAYQMPSWSNWDQVTSTDPNDSVDFAAPGVNVLSYYTNGALANLSGTSMASPHVAGALLMGGVTTGDMVKPSVAGTADPFAWAINFPGTTITSSAAVQNKVLWGTAASDILIGGNGNDSITGVQANGTTGAAMGLGQIDILTGGPGADTFLLGDSRGVFYDDRSNNNIGLSDYARITDFNTGIDKLQFHNGTYFTTVSTGITSIYWDRNGNNQFDTTGKDQDELIAMVTGAITSKDIILA
- the purU gene encoding formyltetrahydrofolate deformylase → MSSPTAILQMICPDQPGLVRELSGWVTSNGGNIVHADHHSDPTAGLFLSRIEWELEGFGLPREAICPTAHALAERLHGEYKVNFSDYRPPVAIFVSKQDHCLLDLLWRKRTGELPMEVPLVISNHPDLGPIATEFGARFEHVPVDPDGKPEAEARHLELLAEHKIELVILAKYMQVLSKEFLVAFDPPDAFHKVINIHHSFLPAFMGAQPYHRAWDRGVKLIGATAHYVSEELDGGPIITQETVPVKHRDEVGDLIRKGRDTERLALVKAVLLHLKRQVMVYGSRTAVFD
- the psbQ gene encoding photosystem II protein PsbQ, yielding MLTGLLSALTQQLRRLALLGLAAVLCFGLAACGDQSRKTATISDTDMAAIERQAKGFLSARDRLPELAALVNERNWVFTANLIHGPMQEVGREMSYINQRLLPADRPEANELAQNLKTALAQLDEAAKIQDGDKLRKAYIQVASGFGLYADVLPAQVQADLKQA
- a CDS encoding FAD-binding oxidoreductase, producing the protein MAPQDPNFQSQSVLVVGAGMVGLSIAWWLQLQGHRVELIDPQPAASPAALGVLMAQVFHRSSGRGWRLRQRSLELWNQWLPLLADQGHPIHWRPGLLLLAASPEERSRQERLAKERQGQGLPLTLWNQDQLAQLQPQLPPGGSGAIHSAADGQLDPAQALRAFRLDGERLGMATHQDRVVILRRSGAGQRWQAEGQSGRSWQADWCVVSAAVASSALLEPLGYQLPMEPVLGQALELELQEEPGWNWPGAVLWQGINLVPRPDLGGGRRLWLGATLEPGELAATEALSQLRQLNGNAPPWLEKAQVVRQWQGHRPHPIGQPAPLLQKLDDGLVLASGHYRNGVLLAPATAEWVAGQITCSR
- the dnaK gene encoding molecular chaperone DnaK, with protein sequence MGKVVGIDLGTTNSCVAVMEGGKPTVIANAEGFRTTPSVVAYTKNQDQLVGQIAKRQAVMNPENTFYSVKRFIGRRVDEVNDESKEVSYGVEKAGSNVKVKCPVLNKQFAPEEVSAQVLRKLAEDAGKYLGETVTQAVITVPAYFNDSQRQATKDAGKIAGLEVLRIINEPTAAALAYGLDRKSNERILVFDLGGGTFDVSVLEVGDGVFEVLSTSGDTHLGGDDFDKVIVDHLAATFKANEGIDLRQDKQALQRLTEAAEKAKIELSSATQSEINLPFITATPEGPKHLDLTLTRAKFEELASKLIDRCRVPVEQALKDAKLSSGELDEIVMVGGSTRIPAVLELVKRVTGKDPNQTVNPDEVVAVGAAIQGGVLAGEVKDILLLDVSPLSLGVETLGGVMTKMIPRNTTIPTKKSEVYSTAVDGQTNVEIHVLQGEREMASDNKSLGTFRLDGIPPAPRGVPQIEVTFDIDANGILSVTAKDKGSGKEQSISITGASTLSDNEVDKMVKDAESNASVDKEKRERIDLKNQAETLVYQSEKQLGELGDKVGADDKAKVEASSAKLKEALEKEDFETIKSELETLQQALYAAGAAVYQQAAGAEGAAAAGGNGNGAGPAASSSDDVIDAEFTESK